TTTACACTAATCCTTTAGTACTGGATGACGATAAAAATGGACTGTAAATACACTCCCTTCACCTTCTACACTCTGGACGTCAATCTCACCATGATGCGCCTCCACGAGATGTTTGACGATCGCCAGACCTAATCCTGTTCCACCGGATTCACGACTTCTGTCCTTATCTACTCTGTAAAAACGTTCAAATATACGTGGGATCTCTTCCGCCTTGATTCCCACACCGGTGTCTTTAACGTCGACACTGTAACCTTTGTCCTTCCAAGGGTTAATATCAACGGTCACTTGCCCTTGTGGTGATGTATATTTAATCGCATTCGTGATGAGATTGAGCAATATTTGATAGAGACGGTCGCGGTCAGCTTTGATCATATAAACTTGATCCTGTTCATATGTCATCTGGAGATTGATCTCTTTTTCTTTTGCCTTTTCTAGCATAGATGGTTTTAAATCCTCGAGCACTTGCTTGATATCTACGTTTTCCCACTTAATGGAGAATCTGTTCTGTTCGATGTGGGATAAATGCAGTAAATCCTGGATCAACCGATACAAACGATCGGACTCTTTGTGAATAATCTCAAGAAACGCTTTGAGATGTTCCTCTGAATACATCGCACCTGATAATAAAGTCTCAGAGAAGCCCTTTATAGACGTTAAAGGGGTCTTTAACTCATGAGACACATTGGCTACGAAGTCTGCTCTGACCTGCTCTAGTTTTTTCAAATCTGTAATGTCATAAAAAAGAAGGACAATGCCTCTCGTTTTACCTTCTAGGTCTTTCACGGGTGCAACGGATAACTCAACTATTTTACGGTGTATCCCTTGATTCATCGTTAATTGATTTTTCACTTCATGATCCTTGGCGAAGGCATCTTTGACCATGGTGATAATATCTTCCGGGAGCGGGGCCTCGTAGTAAATCAAATTGACGTAATCTTGTTCCCATTGTAAGATGTCCTTGACTTTCTCATTGGTGATGGCCACTCTTCCTTTATGATTGATAAACATGAGACCACTTGCCATATGTCTAATGAGGGCTTGGAGCCGATTTTCGTTGACGACCTGTTCTTCTGTCGTTCTCTGCAACTGTTGGGCTAATTCGTTGGTGTTTGCCGAAAGGGCGTGTAACTCATTGCCCGTTTCCTGCGTATAGATTCTTCTCCAATAATAACCTTTAGTCAGGTCTTGGATCAAAGCAGTGATTTCATCCACCGGTTTCATGGTCTTACGTATGAGGTGATATATGAGAACAGAGAGAAAGACAAATGAGATGACAAAACTAACAATAATATAGTATTTACCTTTATCTGTTACCTCTTCTATAAGAGTCTCACCGATAAAATAAGCCAGACCGATGAGATTCAGCCCGATAATGAGTAAGATCGAGGCTGTTAATCGTAAAAATAAACTATTCACGTTTACCATTTCCTTCTAATTTATATCCTAAGCCACGTACCGTTTTTATGTATGAGGCCTCCATTTTGTCCCTAAGGTGAGAAATATGTACATCTACAATCCTCGTATCACCGACAAAGTCGTAATTCCATATGGCATTTAGAAGTTGTTCTCTTGTGAGCACCCTTCCCACGTGCTTGGCCATATAAAGTAATAATTCAAATTCCTTTGGCGTAAGGTCTAATTCTTTTCCCCGGAAATAAGCTTCATATTGTTCTTCATATATCATAAGTTTGCCTATTTCTATCGCCTTTGGTTTGTCCTCCACGACCGTATTTTGGGACCGTCTTAGTATAGCTTTGACACGAGCCACCACTTCT
This is a stretch of genomic DNA from Caldalkalibacillus salinus. It encodes these proteins:
- a CDS encoding response regulator transcription factor, with the translated sequence MAQRILVVDDEHSIVTLLQFNLEQAGYQVITAFDGEEALEKVNHESPDLMVLDLMLPKLNGIDVCKELRQRQLTIPILMLTAKDEELDKILGLELGADDYITKPFSPREVVARVKAILRRSQNTVVEDKPKAIEIGKLMIYEEQYEAYFRGKELDLTPKEFELLLYMAKHVGRVLTREQLLNAIWNYDFVGDTRIVDVHISHLRDKMEASYIKTVRGLGYKLEGNGKRE
- the pnpS gene encoding two-component system histidine kinase PnpS, which gives rise to MNSLFLRLTASILLIIGLNLIGLAYFIGETLIEEVTDKGKYYIIVSFVISFVFLSVLIYHLIRKTMKPVDEITALIQDLTKGYYWRRIYTQETGNELHALSANTNELAQQLQRTTEEQVVNENRLQALIRHMASGLMFINHKGRVAITNEKVKDILQWEQDYVNLIYYEAPLPEDIITMVKDAFAKDHEVKNQLTMNQGIHRKIVELSVAPVKDLEGKTRGIVLLFYDITDLKKLEQVRADFVANVSHELKTPLTSIKGFSETLLSGAMYSEEHLKAFLEIIHKESDRLYRLIQDLLHLSHIEQNRFSIKWENVDIKQVLEDLKPSMLEKAKEKEINLQMTYEQDQVYMIKADRDRLYQILLNLITNAIKYTSPQGQVTVDINPWKDKGYSVDVKDTGVGIKAEEIPRIFERFYRVDKDRSRESGGTGLGLAIVKHLVEAHHGEIDVQSVEGEGSVFTVHFYRHPVLKD